CCGCGTGACCGTGCCGGTGAGGCCGCCCGGATCCTCGGCGAAGCCGCCGGTGTGGCCCGGATTGCCGTTACCGCCGGCCGCGACGTTCAAAGCGGCGTCGTTCTGGACGATGTCGATGATGTCGAGCAGATTGTCCGCCGTGCCTCGCAGCGCGGTGGTGTTTCCGGTCGCGGCGGCGGCATCGTATTTCTCGAGCTGCAGTGTGACCTGATTCAGCACCGTCTGGAGGTGAAGCGTCGTGGCGGCTGCCGCGTTGGTGGTTTCTCCGGCTTCGATCTGCGCGAGCAGGGTCGCGTTGGCGAGGATGGCCGTGAGGCCCGATTGCACCGCCGACAGGTCGTTGGTCACTTGGGTCAGATTGGTCGCGTTGATGCCGCCGGAGATGACGCTCACTGCGGCATTGAAGACCTCGCCGACCACCTTCAGGCTGGTGCCCGCCGTCGCGGCCGCGAGCGTGGTCGGATCGTCTGCGCCTGCCGGCAGGTTCTGGAACGCAACGTCGGTCGCGCCGGTATTGGCGGTGAAGGTGACGTTGTTGAGTGCCGCCGACAGATGCGCGTCGTTGTTGATCTCCGACAGGATCTCGGTCTGCAACGCGTGGATGGTCTGCGACGCCGCCGACAATGTCGTCGCATTCGTGGTCTGCGCGGCCGCGGTCAGCAGCGTGCCGAGCTGGGTCTGGACGTTGGTCAGCGCGGCGATGTCTGTGGAGTTCAGCGCAAACGTCTCGCCACCGATCGTCACGTCGTTCGGGTTGGCCAGGATGGCCGCGATATCGTTCTGCACCGCATGGATGTCAGTGGTGTAGTTCGACAGGAAGGTGTTCGAATTGCCGCTGCCTTGACTGCCGGAATAGAGGCCGAGCGAGATGCGAACGGCGTCGTCGAAGACGACGCCGGCTTGAACCAGATCGGTCGACAGATTGAGCGCACTCGCTCGCGTGAGCAGGTTGGACGTGCCGTTGGCGAGCGCAGTCGCATTGAAGTTGGTGGCCATTCGATCGTCTCCTCACACTTTACTGCTGTCGCGGCATGACAATCCTGGTCGGCAATGCATCTGCGTTCGCCTGTATCGCTTCGATGCAGGTCGTCGGGATGGTGCATGTCGTGACGTGAGGAGCTTTGTAGTTACACAATCGGGCCGTCGGCCGCTGCAAAGTCGTCATCGAACGGGCAGCGGGCCGGCTTTCCAGTCTGTTTGTTTCTGTCTGGCGGAGGAGAAATATTCGTTGGGCGCGTGCGACGTTCTGCCGCATGCCTGATTGGGCGCTGCATCCTGCTCGTCGGTGAATAGAATCATTTGCAACTAACAGCGCCGCGCTTCGTGATGATGCGCGGCTGAAAGAATATAGCGTTGGCGTGCCCCGCCGCTGATGCCTCGTGACATGCCTGCGCTGAAGAGTGGCGCGCGACGGCTTGCAATATCTGCAGTTCGGATGTATGAGCGTCGCCCGTTTCAATACCCAAAGCGTTCAACGCGAGAGGCCATCAGCCATGTCAAGTCCACTGTGCGCGACACGATCCGTGCCGACGCCCGCAGTGCGTTCGGCTGACAGTCACTCCATCATGTTGAACGACCATGGCACAGTCATTGATGGCGCGCCGGCGGGAGGCCGAGCGCGCGCGGGTTGAAGCCTATCAGCTGACGCTGCGCCGCGCGGTGCGGCCGACGCGTTCGCCGCCGGATCTGCACAATGCGATCCGCGAGGCGCGGCGCGGCTTCGAGGCTGACATCATTCGCGATCCAGAAGGCTGGAAGCCCCAGTTGAAGACGCGCGACGCCGCGCGGCTGCGGCTGGCGGCTGCGCGTCATCTGTTTGGCCGCTATTCGGTGGCCCAGCACCTGGAGCTGATCTGGATCGATGACGGCGGGCTCGGCCGCGACGAGACGATCCTGCGCAAGCGCTGGTACATCGCGGTCGCCGGCGGCGGCTCGCTGTACAAGGCAGGCGCCTCGGCTTGGCTGTCGCGCAAGGAGGTTCACGCCTTTCTCCATCCGCTCGGGCAGGTCGGCTTCGACGAGGCGATATGGCAGGCGATCGCGCGGTCCTACACGAGCGATCCGGCGATCGTGTTGCGGATCGCCCGGTCCAGGATTGCGCGGACGCCGCGCGGCGAGATCGCGTTCTGGCGCGAGGCGGCGCAGTTCTTCTGCGCACATCCGACGACGGGCGAGGAGATCGACGATCTCTGCGACTACATCGCGCATCGTCGCCGGCGCCAGCGCCAGTTCAGCCTCAAGGGCCGCTCGCTGGCCGCGCTGCGCCGGCTGATGAACGCATGGCATCGTGATCTCGCGGTGATCGCGCGCATCGAGGCGGCGCGCCGGCGGGCCGAGATCGCCCGTGGCCGCATGGCGGCACGGACCGCGGAGCCAGCGCATTGGCCGGGGGCCGCGCTGACGGACTGGTCATGGAGCCCGTCGAAGGGCTCGGCCACGCGCGACGCGTATGTCATCATGCAGTTGCGGACCGCCGAGGATCTCGTCGCGGAGTCCAGGGCGATGCATCACTGTGTCGCGAGCTACGCGGACAAGTGCATTGCCGGCCACGCCTCGATCTGGTCGCTGCGCTATCGTCACGCCGGCAAGACGCAGCGGCTGCTGACGATCGAGCTCAACCCGCGGCACCGCGCGGTTCAGATCCGCGGCTTCGCCAACCGCGTCGCTAACGCGGACGAGCGCAAGGTCCTGGAGCGCTGGGCCAAGGCGCGCGGGATCGAGCTGCCGCAGACATGAGCTGCGTCGCCCCTGCCGGGCGACGCAGCTCGTACGTCGCCATCAATGTCCGTCGATCGCGGCCGCCTTGGCGCCGCCGGCGACGGAGTAGCGCATCGGGACCTTGCGGGTCTTCAAAAAGGCTTCCAGCGTCTCGCCGCGGAAGGCTGCGTAGACCTCCGGGTTGGAGACGCCGATCACCGCCGCCATCTTCTCCAGCACGAAGAAGCTGACCCCCCGCCTGATCATCTCGATCCAGCGGCGGTTGCGGATCAGGTCGCGCTCCTCGTCCGTGAGACCGTGCTCGTCCGCCAGCGCGTCGAATTCCGCAAGGAATCTCGCGCGATGCGCGGGGATCACGAGCCGGTGCAGGAAGTCGTTGATGCGGAAATTGGCCTGGCTGCGGCCATGGGTGAAGGGATAGGTGCCAGCCAGCGTCTCGGCGCCCGCGAGCTCATGTCCGATATGCGCGCGATAGGCCGCGACCTCCCGCGGGTCGGGCGCGCCGCCGAGATCGTCGAACACGAGGGTAGCGATGTTGGTCACCGACGGTGCGTAGGTCTGCCTGTGCACGAGCTTCACGTTCTCGGACAGCGCGCCGCGCATGATCAGCCACATGATCACCTCAGCGCCTTCCATGCCGCCCTTGATCGCATAGTCGGCGATCCGCATCGCAGTGAGCCGCTCCGGGTCCTTTTCCAGCAGATCGAGGAATTCGTTGTCCCAGTCCTCGTTGAGAAAGCCGGCGCGCTCGCCGTGAACCTGGTGCGACAGCCCGCCGGTGGCGAAGATCGCCACTTTCAGGTCTTCCGGATAGCTCTCGATCGCCTTGCGCAGGGTCTTGCCGAGCTTCCACATCCGCTTCGCATTGGGAATCGGCAGCTGCAGCACGCCGACCTGCAGCGGCACCACCATGCCCGGCCACGCGCCGCTGGCATCGCCCATCATCGACAGCGGCGACAGCAGGCCGTGATCGACCGGCTTGCCCTGGAAGAACGACATGTCGAACTCGTCCGCCATCATCGCCATCGCGATGTGCTGCGACAGGCCGAGATGGCCCTTCGCCGGCGGCACGTTGCGCGGTCCGCCGCCTTCGTCGGCGGCGACATAGCGGTCGTCAATGCCGAGCGCGAAGGCGGAGTAGTGATCGAAGAAGAACGAGGTGATGTGATCATTGTAGATCATGAACAGGACGTCGATGTCCTTCTGCTTCACCCAGTCGCGCACGACCGCGAAGCCGTCGAAGATCGGCTTCCAGGCCGGGTCGTTCTGCTTATTGGTGTCGCGTGCGAAGCCGATGGTGGGCGAGTGCGATGCGCCGATGCCGCCGATGATCCGGGCCATGTGTCCCTCCGCGAATGGGCCGCCGCTGACTGTCACTCGCGGCCGCGCCGGGACGGACCATACGAAGTTTCCCCTGCTAGACAATCATGCTAACGTGCACGGATCGTTTCTCTCGATGAACGAGCGGCTCTCGGATGAAATGGCGGATCGAGGACATTCCTGTTTTCCATGCGGTGGTGGCGACCGGCGGCATGACCGGCGCCTCGCGGTCCCTGGGCATGCCGAAATCCTCGGTCAGCAAATCGGTCGCCCGGCTTGAGCAGGATCTCGGCATCCGGCTGTTCGACCGCAACTCGCGGCGCGTCCGGGTGACCCGCGAGGGCGAGCTGTTCTTCCAGCAATGTCAGAAGATCCTGGATCAGGTCTCGGAGGCCGACGCGGTCATGACCGGGCTGGTCGGCGTGCCCAGCGGCCGGCTCTCGGTGGCGCTGCCGCCGGCGTTCTGCGAGGAGATCCTGGCGCCGCAGCTCGCCGAATTCCACCGCCGCTATCCGCGCATCGAGCTCGATGTCGAGGCAACCACGCGCGCGATCGACATGCTGGCCGACCGCTTCGACATCGCGGTCGTGGTCGGCGTGCAGGAGAATTCCGAGCTGGCGCAGAAGGTGCTGATCGGCGGCCGCCTGATCTGGGTGACCAGCCCCGCCTATCTCGCCGCGCACGACATCGGCGAGGACGTCCGCGCGCTGGAGCGCCATCTCATGATCTGCGAGCGGCGCTATGGCGATCGCACCCTGATGATCAAGCAGCACGGCCATCTCGTCCGCTTCGACGTCGGTGCGCATGTCGCCCGCATCAACAATCCGCTGGCGGTGCGCCGGGCCGTCGCCCACGGCGCCGGCATTTCCTTTCTGCCGGAGCACTATTGCGTCGAGTTGCTCGGCGAGGGCCGGCTGGTCGAGATCGGCAGGGGGGTCGCGTTCGACACCCGCGCCGCCCAGCTGACCGCGATCTTTCCGAGCCGCAAGCTGATCTCCTCGCGCGCCCGCGCCTTCCTCGACTTCCTCGAGGAGATCTGCGCCGCGTCCGCGCACACCCTGATCGGTCAGACCTGAGGTGCGCCGTCCGCCTGTCTCACGCAAGCCGATGGAATGACGGCGGCAATGGCTCTCGCACCAGCTCGCTCAGATTGAGCGTTTCACCGCTGTCGGCGATATCCGAGAACAGCACCTCGATGAAGGGATGCTGCCGGTTGGATGCGGCGCCGCGCCGATATTTCCTGCTCACGATCCGCTCGATCGCAGCAAGGTTCAATTGTCCCAGCGCATTGTATTGGACACGAAACAGGCTCTGCCGGCCGCCCGTGTGCTCGATCGACTCGGCCCAGATGTCCATCACCTTGCGGCTGACGAAGGCCTCGACGCCGACGGCGCCATCTTGGGCGAGCAGGCGCAATCCGTCCATCGTATGCGGCTGCTCATCGACGCGAAATTGGCTCAGCGACATCGGAGATCCCTTTCTGTTGCGTGCATCGGCGGTCTCACGGGAGAGTCGAGAACGGCGATCGGCGCATCGAACGTGTAGGAGAGCCCTGACGGCGCATAGGTCAACTGAACCTCGCCGCCGAGCTGCACGCCGAGCGTTTCGATCAGCCGGGTTCCGAAGCTTCGGCTGGCGGGCTGTTGAACGACCGGGCCGTGTCTTTCGGT
This region of Bradyrhizobium sp. SZCCHNS1050 genomic DNA includes:
- a CDS encoding LysR family transcriptional regulator: MKWRIEDIPVFHAVVATGGMTGASRSLGMPKSSVSKSVARLEQDLGIRLFDRNSRRVRVTREGELFFQQCQKILDQVSEADAVMTGLVGVPSGRLSVALPPAFCEEILAPQLAEFHRRYPRIELDVEATTRAIDMLADRFDIAVVVGVQENSELAQKVLIGGRLIWVTSPAYLAAHDIGEDVRALERHLMICERRYGDRTLMIKQHGHLVRFDVGAHVARINNPLAVRRAVAHGAGISFLPEHYCVELLGEGRLVEIGRGVAFDTRAAQLTAIFPSRKLISSRARAFLDFLEEICAASAHTLIGQT
- a CDS encoding signal transduction histidine kinase gives rise to the protein MSLSQFRVDEQPHTMDGLRLLAQDGAVGVEAFVSRKVMDIWAESIEHTGGRQSLFRVQYNALGQLNLAAIERIVSRKYRRGAASNRQHPFIEVLFSDIADSGETLNLSELVREPLPPSFHRLA
- a CDS encoding PcfJ domain-containing protein, with the translated sequence MAQSLMARRREAERARVEAYQLTLRRAVRPTRSPPDLHNAIREARRGFEADIIRDPEGWKPQLKTRDAARLRLAAARHLFGRYSVAQHLELIWIDDGGLGRDETILRKRWYIAVAGGGSLYKAGASAWLSRKEVHAFLHPLGQVGFDEAIWQAIARSYTSDPAIVLRIARSRIARTPRGEIAFWREAAQFFCAHPTTGEEIDDLCDYIAHRRRRQRQFSLKGRSLAALRRLMNAWHRDLAVIARIEAARRRAEIARGRMAARTAEPAHWPGAALTDWSWSPSKGSATRDAYVIMQLRTAEDLVAESRAMHHCVASYADKCIAGHASIWSLRYRHAGKTQRLLTIELNPRHRAVQIRGFANRVANADERKVLERWAKARGIELPQT
- a CDS encoding gallate dioxygenase — its product is MARIIGGIGASHSPTIGFARDTNKQNDPAWKPIFDGFAVVRDWVKQKDIDVLFMIYNDHITSFFFDHYSAFALGIDDRYVAADEGGGPRNVPPAKGHLGLSQHIAMAMMADEFDMSFFQGKPVDHGLLSPLSMMGDASGAWPGMVVPLQVGVLQLPIPNAKRMWKLGKTLRKAIESYPEDLKVAIFATGGLSHQVHGERAGFLNEDWDNEFLDLLEKDPERLTAMRIADYAIKGGMEGAEVIMWLIMRGALSENVKLVHRQTYAPSVTNIATLVFDDLGGAPDPREVAAYRAHIGHELAGAETLAGTYPFTHGRSQANFRINDFLHRLVIPAHRARFLAEFDALADEHGLTDEERDLIRNRRWIEMIRRGVSFFVLEKMAAVIGVSNPEVYAAFRGETLEAFLKTRKVPMRYSVAGGAKAAAIDGH